A genomic window from Acinetobacter lwoffii includes:
- the ssuC gene encoding aliphatic sulfonate ABC transporter permease SsuC — translation MSKVVSVETLTPKQVSRGTILGQHLLPWLVPIFLIAVWQIASSTGLLESRILPAPSAVVLAFWNLLLSGELWTHVQVSAGRAISGLLVGGGLGLLLGLLNGSSKTASTLLDTTLQMIRNIPALALIPLVILWFGIDESAKLFLVAIGVFFPIYINTYHGIRSVDPQLIEMGKSYGLTRWQLYKEIILPGAMPSILVGLRFSLGLVWVLLIVAETISAQSGIGYMTMNAREFLQTDVVLVGILLYALLGKLADVLAVALERFLLRWHAGYQK, via the coding sequence ATGTCAAAAGTCGTTTCCGTTGAAACCCTGACCCCAAAGCAGGTTTCACGTGGAACAATTCTGGGGCAGCATCTGCTGCCCTGGCTGGTTCCAATTTTCTTGATTGCAGTTTGGCAAATTGCCTCTAGCACAGGCCTGCTGGAAAGCCGGATTCTGCCTGCACCGAGTGCCGTGGTTTTAGCCTTCTGGAATTTATTGCTCAGCGGTGAACTGTGGACGCATGTGCAAGTCAGTGCAGGACGTGCCATCAGCGGATTATTGGTAGGTGGTGGTTTGGGCCTATTGCTGGGTCTGTTAAATGGTTCATCCAAAACTGCCTCTACCCTGCTCGACACCACCTTGCAGATGATCCGCAATATTCCTGCACTGGCACTGATCCCCCTCGTCATCTTATGGTTCGGGATTGATGAATCTGCCAAATTGTTTCTGGTGGCGATTGGGGTATTTTTCCCAATTTATATCAATACCTATCATGGCATCCGCTCGGTCGATCCACAACTCATCGAGATGGGAAAAAGCTATGGCTTAACTCGCTGGCAACTGTATAAAGAAATTATTCTACCGGGTGCGATGCCATCAATTCTGGTCGGCCTACGTTTTTCTCTGGGTCTGGTCTGGGTACTGTTAATCGTTGCCGAAACTATTTCTGCTCAGTCTGGTATTGGTTATATGACTATGAATGCACGTGAATTTTTGCAAACTGATGTGGTCTTGGTGGGTATTTTACTGTATGCCCTGCTCGGCAAACTGGCCGATGTTCTGGCCGTGGCTTTAGAACGATTCCTGCTGCGCTGGCATGCCGGCTATCAAAAATAA
- the argA gene encoding amino-acid N-acetyltransferase: MTSAETSQSTTLQYVHWFRHSAPYINAHRNKTFVIMFDGEAVLNDNFQHIIHDIALLHSLGIRLILVHGARPQINQNLAQSQITTPFYQQRRVTTRESLSCVMNAVGSIRLQIEALLSMGLANSPMYGARIDTVSGNFVTAKPYGIRDGIDFQLTGEVRAVDTDAIQRHLDSHNIVMLGPTGYSTTGEVFNLLAEEVATKTAIRLKADKLIFLGKQHGLMDSNGQLKREVTPQQLDDFIPVEQDALERGLQLKAAQEASMNGVHRVHLISYAYDGALLEELFTRDGSGTLVTDAHYEEVRMADIQDVGGLIGLLRPLEEEGILVYRSRERLENEINQFAVIERDGMILACAALYPIPTTGDELRSAEIACVAVHPSYRKSNRGSQILHYLEEKAKSMQIQQLFILTTRTAHWFLEQGFEPASVDDLPDARQAFYNYQRNSIVCKKSL, encoded by the coding sequence ATGACTTCAGCAGAAACGTCACAAAGCACAACTTTGCAATATGTGCACTGGTTTCGCCATTCTGCGCCTTATATCAATGCGCACCGCAATAAAACCTTTGTAATCATGTTTGATGGCGAAGCCGTCTTAAATGATAACTTTCAGCATATTATTCACGATATTGCTTTATTACATTCTTTGGGCATTCGGCTGATTCTGGTACATGGTGCACGTCCGCAAATTAACCAGAATCTGGCTCAAAGCCAGATTACGACGCCTTTTTACCAGCAGCGTCGGGTCACCACACGTGAATCTTTAAGCTGCGTGATGAATGCCGTCGGTTCGATCCGCCTACAAATTGAAGCACTGCTGTCTATGGGACTGGCCAATTCGCCGATGTATGGCGCCCGGATTGATACCGTTTCAGGGAATTTTGTCACCGCCAAGCCGTATGGCATCCGCGATGGTATCGATTTTCAGTTGACCGGTGAAGTGCGCGCGGTCGATACTGACGCGATTCAGCGTCATCTGGATAGTCATAATATTGTGATGCTTGGCCCGACCGGTTATTCCACTACCGGAGAAGTCTTTAATCTGCTGGCTGAAGAAGTTGCTACCAAAACGGCGATTCGCCTCAAGGCAGATAAACTGATTTTTCTCGGTAAGCAGCATGGTCTGATGGACAGTAACGGCCAGCTCAAACGCGAAGTGACACCGCAACAGCTGGATGATTTTATTCCGGTCGAACAAGATGCGCTTGAAAGAGGACTACAATTGAAAGCCGCACAGGAAGCCTCAATGAACGGCGTACATCGGGTGCATCTGATTTCTTATGCCTATGATGGTGCCCTGCTGGAAGAGCTGTTCACCCGGGATGGTTCCGGAACTTTGGTCACCGATGCACATTATGAAGAAGTGCGGATGGCCGATATTCAGGATGTAGGGGGTCTGATCGGTTTGCTGCGTCCACTGGAAGAAGAAGGCATTCTGGTCTATCGTTCGCGTGAACGTCTGGAAAATGAAATCAACCAGTTTGCCGTAATCGAACGGGACGGCATGATTCTGGCCTGTGCCGCCCTTTATCCGATTCCGACGACGGGTGATGAATTGCGTTCTGCAGAAATTGCCTGTGTTGCGGTACATCCAAGTTATCGCAAGTCTAATCGGGGCAGCCAGATTCTGCATTATCTTGAAGAAAAAGCCAAAAGCATGCAGATTCAGCAGCTGTTTATTCTAACCACCCGCACCGCGCACTGGTTTCTGGAACAGGGCTTTGAACCGGCTTCAGTCGATGATTTGCCAGATGCCCGTCAGGCTTTTTATAATTATCAACGTAATTCAATTGTTTGCAAAAAGTCACTTTAA
- a CDS encoding aliphatic sulfonate ABC transporter substrate-binding protein translates to MSHIKTVSYISLALLSFSLTGCQKQEPQQTAAAETTSAQQVKTIAIGFQKSALNLLVARDEKLLEQQFPNAKIEWKEFPAGPQMLEALAVGAVDYGYVGNTPPIFAQAADKALSYVAFEKVAGNSLAVVVPKDSAIQNIQQLKGKRIAVQKGSSAHELLAKTLEKAGLSWSEIQAVWLPPADARAAFDKKAIDAWAIWDPFLGAAEFDSKVKVLIESSDFPQTYSFYIGNPEFIQKHPDSPGKFIQALNASDQWILKNQAVALDIYQKSTGLKPDVAKIAFERRLKPSPVQPLTTEVIKAQQNIADLFQQVQLIPKTISVQQQIWSPAATH, encoded by the coding sequence ATGAGTCATATAAAAACAGTTTCTTATATCAGCTTAGCGCTATTGAGCTTTAGTCTGACTGGCTGCCAGAAACAGGAACCACAGCAAACGGCTGCCGCAGAAACCACGTCAGCGCAACAAGTTAAAACCATTGCGATTGGCTTTCAGAAATCAGCCTTAAATCTGCTGGTGGCACGTGATGAAAAGCTGTTAGAACAACAATTTCCCAATGCCAAAATTGAATGGAAAGAGTTTCCGGCAGGCCCACAAATGCTGGAAGCCTTAGCAGTCGGTGCAGTGGATTATGGCTATGTGGGAAATACTCCGCCTATTTTTGCACAGGCGGCAGACAAAGCCCTGAGCTACGTGGCCTTTGAAAAAGTGGCGGGAAATTCTTTGGCCGTGGTCGTGCCGAAAGACAGTGCCATTCAAAATATTCAACAATTGAAAGGAAAACGGATCGCGGTGCAGAAAGGTTCAAGTGCCCATGAACTTCTGGCCAAAACCCTGGAAAAAGCCGGATTAAGCTGGTCAGAGATTCAAGCCGTCTGGCTTCCCCCTGCGGATGCACGTGCTGCTTTTGACAAAAAAGCCATTGATGCCTGGGCAATCTGGGATCCCTTCCTAGGTGCAGCCGAGTTCGACAGCAAGGTTAAGGTGCTGATTGAATCTAGTGACTTTCCACAAACCTACTCCTTTTATATCGGCAATCCCGAATTTATTCAGAAGCATCCGGATAGCCCCGGGAAGTTTATCCAGGCTTTAAATGCATCTGACCAGTGGATTCTTAAAAACCAGGCTGTAGCTCTAGATATTTATCAGAAAAGTACCGGTCTGAAACCGGATGTAGCGAAGATTGCATTTGAGCGTCGTCTTAAACCTTCGCCGGTACAACCATTAACGACGGAAGTGATCAAAGCTCAACAGAATATTGCCGATCTCTTCCAGCAGGTTCAACTGATTCCCAAAACCATCAGCGTCCAGCAACAGATCTGGTCGCCAGCGGCCACACATTGA
- a CDS encoding thiol:disulfide interchange protein DsbA/DsbL — protein MKKFLLGAVAASVLAFSGNAMANFVAGQDYQVVAKPVKVEKPGRIEVREFFWYGCGHCFALEPHMQGWLKKLPKDVRFVRTPAAMNPLWEQAARAYYVSEALGVRQKAHLQLFHDIHDKQRPILEQAQLAKFYTRYGIPEAKFNSTYKSFPITSKIAQAKNLAAQYQLSGVPAVTVNGKYIVQGNDAKVIQVVNYLIEKERKAK, from the coding sequence ATGAAAAAATTCCTTTTAGGCGCTGTTGCCGCATCTGTTTTGGCCTTTTCAGGCAATGCTATGGCCAATTTTGTGGCAGGTCAGGACTATCAGGTGGTTGCAAAACCAGTCAAAGTCGAAAAACCGGGCAGAATTGAGGTACGTGAATTCTTCTGGTACGGCTGTGGTCACTGTTTCGCGCTTGAACCACATATGCAGGGCTGGTTGAAAAAATTACCAAAAGATGTACGTTTTGTACGTACGCCGGCTGCAATGAATCCACTCTGGGAGCAGGCAGCGCGTGCTTATTATGTGTCTGAAGCATTGGGTGTGCGTCAAAAAGCACATTTACAATTATTCCATGATATTCATGATAAGCAACGTCCAATTTTAGAACAGGCGCAATTGGCCAAGTTCTATACCCGCTATGGTATTCCTGAAGCGAAATTTAACAGCACTTATAAATCTTTCCCGATCACTTCGAAAATTGCCCAAGCCAAAAATCTGGCTGCTCAGTATCAGTTAAGTGGTGTTCCGGCAGTGACCGTGAATGGTAAATATATTGTGCAGGGTAATGATGCCAAAGTCATTCAGGTGGTGAATTACCTGATCGAGAAAGAGCGTAAAGCCAAATAA
- a CDS encoding HAD family hydrolase, protein MKAVLFDLDGTLIDTAADFIRIIQQMCREEGRPLVAPELIRTQVSEGARAMVKLVYPELQLEDPVFLQHRQRFLDMYGADIAVDTDLFDGMYPLLEQLEENDIPWGIVTNKPRWLSEALLQALNLSERCAVLVCPEDVTRTKPDPEPMYLAAKQLNLAAEDCIYVGDHPRDIDAGRHAQMLTILAAYGYLPLQYKDDLNTWQADHIVHTVPELHQLIQTLVLKQHTAVS, encoded by the coding sequence ATGAAAGCCGTTTTATTTGACCTAGATGGAACCCTGATTGATACCGCTGCCGATTTTATCCGAATTATCCAGCAGATGTGCCGTGAAGAAGGCCGCCCACTGGTTGCACCCGAGCTGATTCGTACCCAGGTCTCCGAAGGCGCTCGCGCTATGGTGAAACTGGTTTATCCGGAACTGCAACTAGAAGATCCGGTCTTTCTGCAACACCGTCAGCGCTTTCTGGACATGTACGGCGCAGATATTGCGGTCGATACCGATCTGTTTGACGGCATGTATCCTTTGTTGGAACAGCTAGAGGAAAATGACATTCCTTGGGGGATCGTGACCAATAAACCGCGCTGGCTCAGTGAGGCTTTACTGCAAGCACTGAACTTGAGTGAACGCTGTGCGGTGTTGGTATGTCCAGAAGATGTCACCCGCACCAAACCTGATCCTGAACCGATGTATCTGGCAGCCAAGCAACTGAATCTTGCCGCGGAAGACTGTATCTATGTCGGAGATCATCCCCGAGATATTGATGCCGGCCGTCATGCCCAGATGCTGACCATTCTGGCTGCTTATGGTTATTTGCCGTTGCAATACAAAGACGATTTAAACACCTGGCAGGCCGACCATATCGTGCATACTGTGCCAGAATTACATCAATTGATTCAGACACTGGTACTGAAGCAGCATACTGCGGTATCTTGA
- a CDS encoding RcnB family protein, with product MKKVLTTIALSLSALLATSAMAAPQHDSRYDHNPHKPAPHWNAKDSKKWNDDRRWNDDRRHNNRMINPSRDWRVGQTLPRQYDNNRFEVSDREARRLPNTGRFQQWYKVNNDYVLVNERTNKIVRIIN from the coding sequence ATGAAAAAAGTCTTAACTACAATCGCGTTATCTCTAAGTGCTTTGTTAGCTACTTCTGCAATGGCAGCACCACAGCATGACTCGCGTTATGACCATAATCCGCATAAACCGGCGCCACACTGGAATGCCAAAGACAGCAAGAAATGGAATGACGACCGTCGCTGGAATGATGACCGCCGTCATAACAACCGTATGATCAATCCAAGCCGTGACTGGCGCGTAGGACAAACTTTACCTCGCCAATATGACAACAACCGTTTTGAAGTAAGTGATCGCGAAGCACGCCGTTTGCCAAATACCGGTCGTTTCCAGCAATGGTACAAGGTCAACAATGACTACGTTCTGGTCAATGAGCGTACCAACAAAATTGTACGCATCATTAACTAA
- a CDS encoding YciK family oxidoreductase, which produces MKYSAYQPRPDLLKDRIILITGAGDGIGRAAAISYALHGATVVLHGRTLNKLEVIYDEIESLGAPQPAILPLQLSSASERDYELLLDTLDRQFGRLDGILHNAGILGERVPLADYPVNVWDDVMAVNLRAPFVMTQALLPLLSKSEHASVVFASSGVGREARERWGAYSVSKIAIEAVSQLFAKEQVHPNIRYNCINPGATRTAMRAKAYPNEDPKTLPTPDSIMPAYLYLMGDDSLHMNGQSIDAQD; this is translated from the coding sequence ATGAAATATTCAGCATATCAACCTCGCCCCGATCTGCTCAAGGATCGTATCATCCTAATCACAGGTGCGGGCGATGGCATTGGACGTGCAGCAGCAATCAGTTATGCCTTGCATGGCGCAACTGTGGTGCTGCATGGGCGTACCTTAAACAAGCTCGAAGTCATTTATGATGAAATTGAAAGTTTGGGTGCGCCGCAACCTGCCATCTTGCCGCTACAACTATCGAGTGCGTCAGAACGTGATTATGAGCTTTTGCTCGATACGCTAGACCGTCAGTTTGGTCGTCTGGACGGCATTCTGCACAATGCCGGCATTTTAGGCGAACGGGTTCCCTTGGCGGATTATCCAGTCAATGTCTGGGATGATGTGATGGCGGTCAATCTGCGTGCACCCTTTGTCATGACCCAAGCGCTGTTACCGTTATTATCCAAATCTGAACATGCTTCTGTGGTTTTTGCCAGCTCAGGTGTAGGCCGCGAAGCCCGCGAACGCTGGGGTGCCTATTCGGTTTCTAAAATTGCTATTGAAGCGGTAAGCCAGTTATTTGCCAAAGAGCAGGTACATCCAAATATCCGTTATAACTGCATCAATCCCGGGGCAACGCGAACTGCCATGCGCGCCAAGGCCTATCCGAATGAAGATCCGAAAACCCTACCTACCCCCGATTCAATCATGCCGGCTTATCTATATTTGATGGGCGATGACAGCCTGCATATGAATGGCCAGAGTATTGACGCACAGGATTAA
- the ubiG gene encoding bifunctional 2-polyprenyl-6-hydroxyphenol methylase/3-demethylubiquinol 3-O-methyltransferase UbiG translates to MSQLNVDPQEIAKFEAFAAIWWDQHSEFRPLHMINPLRLNWIDEHAEGLSGKKVLDVGCGGGILAESMARRGADVLGIDMGAAPLNVARIHAEQEGVNNIEYRQVPVEQLADEQAGQYDIVTCMEMLEHVPDPASIIQACHKLVKPGGHVFFSTINRNPKSYLFAIIGAEYVLRMLAKGTHDYSKFIKPSELAHDIRNAGLKLKDMTGLHYNPLTKRYWLAPNVDVNYMVYTVKDSAAETTA, encoded by the coding sequence ATGTCGCAATTGAATGTTGATCCACAAGAAATTGCCAAGTTTGAAGCATTTGCAGCTATATGGTGGGATCAGCATTCCGAGTTCCGCCCCTTGCACATGATTAATCCACTGCGTTTAAACTGGATTGATGAACATGCCGAAGGCCTGAGCGGCAAAAAAGTGCTGGATGTCGGCTGTGGTGGCGGTATTCTGGCCGAAAGCATGGCGCGACGCGGTGCCGATGTACTCGGGATTGATATGGGCGCAGCCCCTTTAAATGTGGCACGCATCCATGCCGAACAGGAAGGTGTGAACAATATTGAATATCGTCAGGTGCCGGTTGAGCAACTGGCAGACGAACAGGCTGGCCAATATGACATCGTGACCTGCATGGAAATGCTAGAGCATGTGCCAGATCCGGCATCGATTATTCAGGCCTGTCACAAGCTGGTCAAGCCAGGTGGTCATGTATTCTTCTCGACCATTAACCGTAATCCAAAGTCCTATTTATTTGCGATTATCGGGGCAGAATATGTCTTGCGCATGCTGGCCAAAGGCACCCATGATTACAGCAAATTTATCAAGCCGTCTGAACTGGCACATGATATTCGTAACGCGGGTTTAAAGCTCAAAGACATGACCGGTCTGCACTATAATCCGCTGACCAAGCGTTATTGGCTGGCACCGAATGTTGATGTGAACTACATGGTTTATACCGTGAAAGATAGCGCAGCAGAGACCACAGCATGA
- a CDS encoding RcnB family protein, translated as MKKVLVALAISCSTFMLSNVVIAAPHFNDESRMDSRHGHDKKKAREFREEDQQDNRRMREERGVKRLQQLRWQPGYVMPQHYRGNGYKVEYKDHRLPRPDRKQQWYKVNNDYILVDSENNSIIRIVGD; from the coding sequence ATGAAAAAGGTTTTGGTGGCACTGGCAATTTCTTGCAGTACATTCATGCTGAGCAATGTCGTCATCGCTGCCCCTCATTTCAATGATGAATCCCGTATGGATTCACGTCATGGTCATGACAAGAAGAAAGCCCGTGAGTTCCGAGAGGAAGATCAGCAGGATAACCGCCGTATGCGTGAAGAACGCGGGGTGAAACGCCTGCAACAGTTACGCTGGCAGCCGGGTTATGTGATGCCGCAGCATTATCGTGGCAATGGCTATAAAGTTGAATATAAAGACCATCGCCTGCCTCGACCTGACCGCAAGCAGCAATGGTACAAAGTCAATAATGACTATATTCTGGTGGATTCTGAAAACAACAGCATTATCCGGATTGTGGGTGACTAG
- a CDS encoding sulfonate ABC transporter substrate-binding protein, with product MRQSHVQFLAKTAVLGTAMVGVMMLSGCSKKEETITLNIGFQKYGVLPILKERGTLETSLKQQGVNVKWVEFPAGPQLLEGLNVGSISFGEAGEAPPIFAQAANSNLVYVANQPQAPKAEALIVPKDSPIQSIQDLKGKRVALNKGSNVHYLLLKVLEANKLTLGDIEVIYLPPSDARAAFERGAVDAWVIWDPFFAAAEHQIGARVIASGENVVSNHQFYLADRKFAESHPQVVQAVVNELNLTTDWVAKNQDAAAQLLQKPTGLAVDVLKTSISRMGFGVKPLSTDVIQKQQQVADAFYAQQLIPQKLNIDAAIIK from the coding sequence ATGCGCCAATCTCATGTTCAGTTTTTAGCAAAGACTGCAGTACTTGGTACTGCGATGGTGGGTGTCATGATGCTTTCAGGCTGCTCGAAAAAAGAAGAGACCATTACCCTGAATATCGGTTTCCAAAAATACGGCGTATTACCTATTTTAAAAGAACGCGGTACGCTGGAAACCAGCTTAAAACAGCAAGGGGTCAATGTGAAATGGGTAGAATTTCCGGCTGGCCCGCAATTGCTTGAAGGCCTGAATGTCGGCAGCATCTCTTTTGGTGAAGCCGGTGAAGCACCGCCGATTTTTGCCCAGGCGGCCAACTCAAATCTGGTCTATGTGGCCAATCAGCCGCAAGCACCTAAGGCCGAAGCCTTGATTGTACCGAAAGATTCACCAATCCAGTCTATTCAGGATCTGAAAGGCAAACGGGTAGCCCTGAACAAAGGTTCAAATGTGCATTACCTGCTGTTAAAAGTTCTGGAAGCCAACAAGCTGACACTCGGTGATATTGAAGTGATTTATCTACCACCTTCCGATGCACGTGCTGCATTTGAACGTGGTGCAGTTGATGCCTGGGTCATCTGGGATCCGTTCTTTGCAGCTGCTGAACATCAGATTGGTGCGCGTGTCATTGCCAGCGGTGAAAATGTGGTGAGCAACCACCAATTCTATCTGGCAGATCGCAAGTTCGCAGAAAGCCATCCTCAGGTGGTACAGGCGGTTGTCAATGAACTAAACCTGACCACGGACTGGGTCGCAAAAAATCAGGACGCTGCCGCTCAGCTCCTGCAAAAACCGACAGGTCTAGCCGTCGATGTCTTAAAAACCTCTATTTCACGCATGGGCTTCGGTGTTAAACCTCTCAGCACTGACGTGATTCAAAAACAGCAACAAGTCGCCGATGCATTTTATGCGCAGCAGCTGATTCCACAAAAGCTGAATATTGATGCAGCAATTATTAAATAA
- the ssuD gene encoding FMNH2-dependent alkanesulfonate monooxygenase, which yields MKIFWFIPTHGDSRYLGTSKGARVVDHAYMKQIAVAVDNLGYEGVLIPTGRSCEDPWLTAASLIDATKKLKFLVALRPGVTTPALAARMAATFDRLSNGRVLLNLVTGGDEQELKGDGVYEDHTTRYKTATEYTTIWREILKRSHTGESFSFHGERLSVDDAKLLYPPIQQPHPPLWFGGSSDDAIELATDQVDTYLTWGEPPAAVKEKIAVVKAKAAAKGRELNYGIRLHVIVRETNEQAWAAAEELIQYVDDATIAAAQAKFKSMDSVGQRRMAELHNGDRSKLEVSPNLWAGVGLVRGGAGTALVGDPETVAARIQEYADLGISTFIFSGYPHLEESIRFAELVFPLLPLETQQKLTQPNLTGPFGEIVANNYTPDENKQAEKIKESA from the coding sequence ATGAAAATTTTCTGGTTTATCCCCACTCATGGCGACAGTCGTTACTTAGGCACCAGCAAGGGCGCACGTGTTGTAGATCATGCCTACATGAAGCAGATTGCCGTTGCCGTGGATAATCTTGGTTATGAAGGTGTCCTGATTCCGACTGGCCGTTCTTGTGAAGATCCATGGTTAACTGCAGCCAGCCTGATTGATGCGACCAAAAAATTAAAATTCCTGGTGGCATTGCGTCCAGGCGTGACCACGCCGGCACTGGCTGCACGTATGGCCGCGACCTTTGACCGCTTGTCTAATGGCCGAGTACTGCTGAATCTGGTGACTGGCGGTGACGAGCAGGAGCTAAAAGGTGATGGCGTCTATGAAGATCACACAACCCGTTATAAAACGGCGACCGAATACACCACCATCTGGCGTGAAATTTTAAAACGCTCACATACCGGTGAAAGCTTTAGTTTCCATGGCGAACGCTTAAGTGTCGATGATGCAAAATTGCTGTATCCACCCATTCAGCAGCCGCATCCGCCTTTATGGTTTGGCGGCTCATCGGATGATGCCATTGAGCTGGCCACGGATCAGGTCGATACTTACTTGACCTGGGGCGAGCCACCGGCAGCAGTCAAAGAAAAAATTGCAGTGGTAAAAGCCAAGGCTGCAGCTAAAGGTCGTGAACTGAATTACGGGATCCGTTTACACGTGATCGTACGCGAAACCAATGAGCAGGCCTGGGCGGCGGCTGAAGAACTGATTCAATATGTGGATGATGCCACTATCGCTGCAGCCCAAGCCAAGTTCAAATCCATGGACTCGGTCGGTCAGCGCCGTATGGCAGAACTGCACAATGGCGATCGCAGCAAACTCGAAGTTTCTCCAAACCTCTGGGCAGGTGTGGGTCTGGTTCGTGGTGGTGCAGGTACGGCACTGGTCGGCGATCCGGAAACTGTCGCTGCACGTATCCAGGAATATGCCGATCTGGGGATCAGCACCTTTATTTTCTCAGGCTATCCACATCTGGAAGAATCCATCCGTTTTGCAGAACTGGTATTCCCTTTACTTCCACTGGAAACCCAGCAAAAACTCACTCAACCAAACTTGACCGGTCCATTTGGTGAAATCGTGGCGAACAACTACACACCGGACGAGAACAAGCAGGCTGAGAAAATTAAGGAGTCTGCTTAA
- a CDS encoding ABC transporter ATP-binding protein yields MTDLSLGRHANDPIAPLEPPTAEINPAAVIGAEIIIEQLHKFYGSVKVLEDLDLHIQPGEFLAIVGRSGCGKSTLLRLIADLEQQSYGEIKFKSARHIREGITADDIRVMFQDPRLLPWRSIEQNVQLGLGKEQHAKASQMLEKVGLKEKAGLWPSQLSGGQRQRTALARALSHQPRILLLDEPLGALDALTRLEMQNLIERLWTEQGFTAILVTHDVSEAVQLADRIILLDKGHIAKEFRVDLPRPRQKSLTFAELEQQVLQAVLAT; encoded by the coding sequence ATGACTGATCTTAGTTTAGGGCGTCATGCCAATGACCCGATTGCACCACTCGAACCACCTACAGCAGAGATCAATCCTGCTGCAGTGATCGGTGCCGAAATTATCATTGAACAGCTGCACAAGTTTTACGGTTCGGTCAAGGTTTTGGAAGATCTGGACCTGCATATCCAGCCGGGTGAATTTCTGGCAATTGTCGGTCGCAGCGGTTGTGGTAAAAGTACCTTATTGCGCCTGATTGCCGATCTGGAACAGCAAAGCTACGGCGAAATCAAGTTCAAGTCAGCCCGGCATATCCGTGAAGGCATTACTGCCGATGATATCCGAGTGATGTTTCAGGACCCACGCCTGCTGCCTTGGCGTAGCATCGAACAGAATGTGCAGTTAGGCCTGGGTAAAGAGCAGCATGCCAAAGCCTCTCAAATGCTGGAAAAGGTCGGCCTCAAAGAAAAAGCCGGACTGTGGCCTTCACAACTTTCCGGAGGACAGCGGCAACGTACAGCCTTGGCGCGAGCGTTGTCGCATCAACCTCGTATTCTGCTGCTTGATGAACCGCTCGGCGCTCTGGATGCTCTGACACGTCTGGAAATGCAGAACCTGATTGAACGTCTCTGGACCGAGCAAGGCTTTACCGCCATTCTGGTGACCCACGATGTCAGTGAAGCCGTGCAACTGGCAGACCGGATTATCTTGCTGGACAAAGGCCATATTGCCAAAGAATTTCGGGTCGACTTACCTCGTCCCCGGCAAAAAAGTCTGACATTTGCAGAACTGGAACAGCAGGTCTTGCAGGCAGTTTTAGCGACCTGA
- a CDS encoding TetR family transcriptional regulator, producing the protein MSLREDRKQQSHQALLDATLAFSSQGRAFSTISLREVANAVGVVPTAFYRHFQDMNQLGLELLDQVAIHIKGVLNQLGQAYLYQPNTRTHTGLELFFQAVEYHPEPWIFFVAERWGGSDVLRVGIEREIHFLAEDVMHELAKMQSTRHIQASQDLQALAQMLIELSLNWAMGWIHLQHQVDPELRRAQSNAFKTQSVLQMQLLLRGILHWYWRPAKTVETASPVLNEAVIPPA; encoded by the coding sequence ATGTCCTTACGTGAAGATCGCAAGCAGCAAAGTCATCAGGCACTACTCGATGCGACACTAGCATTCAGCAGTCAGGGCCGCGCTTTCAGCACGATCAGCCTACGTGAAGTCGCGAATGCAGTCGGAGTAGTACCGACGGCGTTCTATCGGCACTTTCAGGATATGAACCAGTTGGGTCTGGAATTGCTGGATCAGGTTGCGATTCATATCAAGGGTGTACTCAATCAGCTGGGGCAGGCTTATCTGTATCAGCCGAATACTCGAACCCACACCGGGCTTGAGCTCTTCTTTCAGGCCGTCGAATATCATCCTGAACCCTGGATTTTTTTTGTGGCAGAACGTTGGGGCGGTTCGGACGTGTTACGTGTCGGCATTGAACGGGAAATTCATTTTCTGGCTGAAGATGTCATGCATGAACTGGCCAAGATGCAATCTACCCGACATATTCAGGCATCACAGGACTTGCAGGCTCTGGCACAGATGCTGATTGAACTGTCCCTGAACTGGGCCATGGGCTGGATTCATCTGCAGCATCAGGTTGATCCAGAGCTGCGCCGCGCTCAATCCAATGCCTTTAAAACCCAAAGCGTGCTACAGATGCAGCTCTTGCTACGTGGCATTTTGCACTGGTACTGGCGACCTGCCAAAACAGTTGAAACCGCAAGCCCTGTGCTCAATGAAGCGGTCATTCCCCCTGCCTAA